GGCAATCCGAAGGGCGTGGTGCATAGCCATAAAAGCCTGCTGGCGAACGTTGAGCAGATCAAAACCATCGCGGATTTCACCGCCAATGACCGCTTTATGTCGGCGCTGCCGCTGTTCCACTCGTTTGGCTTAACGGTGGGGTTATTCACGCCGTTATTCACTGGTGCGGAGGTGTTCCTTTATCCGAGCCCGTTGCACTACCGCATTGTTCCTGAACTGGTGTATGACCGTAACTGCACCGTGCTGTTTGGCACCTCGACGTTCCTTGGTAACTATGCACGTTTCGCCAACCCGTATGATTTCTTCCGCTTACGTTACGTGGTTGCCGGTGCTGAAAAATTGCAGGACAGTACCCGCCAGTTGTGGCAGGACAAATTTGGTCTGCGCATCCTTGAAGGTTATGGCGTGACCGAATGTGCGCCAGTGGTTTCCATTAACGTGCCGATGGCGGCAAAACCCGGTACTGTCGGGCGGATCTTACCGGGGATGGATGCGCGGTTAATGGCTGTTCCTGGAATTGAAGACGGCGGTCGCCTGCAATTGAAAGGGCCCAACGTGATGACCGGCTATCTGCGGGTGGAAAACCCTGGCGTGCTGGAAGCGCCAGCTGCGGAAAATATTAATGGCGACATGGAAACGGGCTGGTATGACACCGGCGATATCGTGCGTTTTGATGAGCAGGGCTTTGTGCAGATTCAGGGGCGGGCGAAGCGTTTTGCCAAAATCGCCGGGGAGATGATCTCGCTGGAGATTGTCGAACAACTGGCGCTGGCTGTTTCGCCGGAGAAACTGCATGCCACGGTGGTCAAGAGCGATGCCAGCAAAGGCGAGGCGCTGGTGATGTTCACCACCGACAGCGAGTTGACTCGCGATAAGCTGCAACAGCAGGCGCGAGCGCAAGGTGTGCCGGAGCTTGCCGTACCGCGCGATATCCGCTTCCTGAAACAGCTGCCCGTGCTGGGCAGCGGCAAGCCTGATTTTGTGACCTTGAAAAGCATGGTTGAAGAGGCGGAATCGACAGATGCATGAGTCAGTAAGCACTAACTCCTCGCTGTGGTCGCGCGGGATGATGGCGGTGATTGCCGCGCAGTTTCTCTCCGCGTTTGGCGACAACGCGCTGCTTTTCGCCACGCTGGCGCTGCTGAAAGCGGAGTTTTATCCCGACTGGAGCCAGCCGATTTTGCAGATGGTGTTTGTGGGCGCTTACATTCTTTTCGCACCCTTTGTCGGGCAGGTCGCCGACAGCTTCGCCAAAGGCCGGGTGATGATGTTCGCCAACGGCCTGAAACTGATTGGCGCGGCGAGTATTTGCGTCGGCATCAATCCGTTTGTCGGTTATCTGTTAGTCGGCATTGGCGCGGCCGCCTATTCCCCGGCGAAGTACGGCATCCTCGGTGAAATCACCACCGGCGATAAGCTGGTGAAAGCGAACGGTTTGATGGAGTCGTCGACCATTGCCGCCATTTTACTTGGCTCGATGGCCGGCGGTGTGCTGGCCGACTGGCATGTGCTGGCAGCGCTTGCTGTTTGTGCGCTGGTGTATGCCGGAGCGGTGGTCGCCAATCTGCTGATCCCGAAGCTGCCTGCTGCGCGTCCGGGGCAATCCTGGCGCTTTACACCGATGACATCCAGCTTCTTTAACGCCTGTAAAAGCCTGTGGCGCAACGGTGAAACGCGCTTCTCGCTGGTCGGGACTAGTCTGTTCTGGGGCGCGGGCGTGACGCTGCGTTTCCTGCTGGTGCTGTGGGTGCCAGTGGCGCTTGGGATCACCGATAACGCGACGCCAACGTATCTTAACGCGATGGTCGCCGTCGGGATTGTGGCTGGTGCCGGTCTGGCGGCGAAGCTGGTTACACTGAAAACCGTGGCGCGTTGTATGCCTGCCGGCATTCTTATTGGCGTGGCGGTGGTGCTGTTCTCCTTGCAGCACGCATTACTGCCAGCGTACGGCGTGCTGATGTTGATCGGCATGTTGGGCGGTTTCTTTGTAGTGCCGCTGAATGCTTTGTTGCAAGCCATTGGTAAAGAGTCGGTTGGCGCGGGCAATGCGATTGCGGTGCAGAACCTCGGTGAAAACATGGCTATGTTGCTGATGCTGGGCCTGTACTCGCTGGCGGTGAAAGCGGGCGTACCGGTAATTGGTACTGGCGTTGGCTTTGGCGTGATTTTCGCGCTGGCAATTGCGGCGCTGTGGATCTGGCAGCGCCGCCGTTAACCGTTACGGTGCCGGGTAGGTGTAAACCTGATGCACCGCTTCGATCTCAGCCAGCACGTCTGCGCTGAGATCGAGATGCAAACTTTCCACGTTGGTTTTCAGTTGCTCCATCGTCGTCGCGCCCAGCAGGGTACTGGCGACGAAGGGCTGACGCCGCACGAAAGCCAGTGCCATTTGCGCCGGATCCAGATTGTGGCGCTTCGCGATATCCACATACGCCGCGACCGCTTTTTGCGCCTGCTCACCGCTGTAACGCGTAAAGCGGCTAAACAGCGTGTTGCGTGCGCCAGCGGGTTTCGCACCGTTGATATATTTGCCGGTTAGCGTACCAAACGCCAGGCAAGAATAAGCCAGCAACTCGACACCTTCATACTGACTCACTTCCGCCAGACCCACTTCAAAGCTGCGGTTTAACAGGCTGTACGGGTTCTGAATTGTCACGATGCGCGGTAGCTCATGCTTCTCGGCCAGTTGCAGATAACGCATTACGCCAAATGCCGTTTCGTTTGAAACGCCGATATAGCGGATTTTCCCGGCGCGCTGGCACTCGGTCAGGGCCTCCAGTGTTTCCAGCAACGTCACGACCGGTGCGCTATCAACCCAGCTGTAACCCAGCTTGCCAAAGCAGTTGGTCGGGCGCTGCGGCCAGTGTACCTGGTAGAGATCGAGATAATCGGTTTGCAGGCGCTTTAAGCTGTCATCGAGCGCGACGCGAATGTTTTTGCGATCCAGCGCCTGATTCGGGCGAATACCGCTGTCGTTGTTGCGGCTTGGGCCACTGACTTTGGAGGCGATAACCAGTTTTTCCCGGTTGCCGCGTTTCGCCAGCCAGTTGCCGACATAGGTTTCCGTCAAACCCTGCGTTTCCGGACGTGGCGGAACAGGGTACATCTCTGCAACGTCAATCAGGTTGATGCCCTGGCTGACGGCGTAATCGAGCTGTGCATGGGCGTCGGCTTCGCTGTTTTGTTCACCAAACGTCATAGTGCCCAGCCCCAGGGTGCTTATTTCAAGCGAACTGTGGGGGATACGGTGATACTGCATAGCCGGCTTCCTTAAAAGTACAACGTCAGTTGACCTGACAAAGGAATATAAACATGGCAGAGGGGAGGAAAAAGGGAAAGAGAAAAATCAAATAAAGGCCAGCAGGTGACTGACCTTTATAGCAATTTCTTAGCGTTCAATAATCTGGGATACGTCATCGCGGTTAATCTGCATCTTATTACCCTGCTGATCGCGGTAGCTGACCAGCCCGGTATCATCGTCAATTTCCGGTTTACCGTCCGTCAGGATCATCCTGCCGTCTTTTGTCGCCATCACGTAATCACTGCTGCATCCGGAAACGGCGAAAGCTAACCCCACTGCGGAAATAATCACTGCCCATTTCTTCATCGTTCTGATCCTCTGGTGGCATGCATCTGACAACAAGTTTAGTAATAACTTGCTGTCTGGAGACGAAAAAGCAGGATAATCTGAAAAAAGTGGTTAAAGGCAGATCAAAGCTAAAAAACGCTTCCCCGGTTGAGGAAGCGTTTTGTTTACAGCGGATTCTTCTTATTTCGCATCAGGTTGAGCGTTTCAACCGCGATGGAGAAGAACATGGCGAAGTAGATGTAACCTTTCGGTACATGGATGGAGACGCTTTCCAGAATCAGCGTAAAGCCGACGAGGATCAAAAACGACAGCGCCAGCATTTTGACCGACGGATGGCGGTCAACAAACTCGCCAATCGGACGCGCGGCAAACATCATCACGCCAACGGCGATAACTACGGCCGCCATCATAATGAACAGATGATCGGACAGCCCCACCGCCGTGATCACCGAGTCGAGACTGAAAATAATGTCCAGCAGCATAATCTGCACAATCGCGCCAAAGAACGAATGCACATTGGTCTTCAACCCTTCCTCTTCCCCTTCGATCGATTCGTGGATCTCTTTACTCGCTTTCCAGATAAGGAACAGCCCACCGAGGAACAAGATCAAATCGCGGGCGGAAACGCTGTGATCAAACACGCTGAACAGCGGGTGTGTCAGCCTTGTCACCCAGGCGATAGATGCCAGCAGTAACAGCCGCATGATCATCGCCGCAGCCAGACCTAACCGACGAGCGTGATTACGCTGCGCGGTAGGCAGCTTCGCAACCACCAGAGAGAGGAAAATAATATTGTCGATCCCTAAAACGATCTCCAGCAGCGTCAGCGTACCGAGCGCGAGCCAGGCGTTGGGATCGGTTACCCATGCAAATAACATCTCTATAAAGTCCTGCCAAAAAAAGAAGCGCTAATTATAAGCACCGCTGTGGCTTAGGCAAAAATTTAATGCGGTGAGAGCAAAAAGTGGCGCGCCAGCAGTGCACCAGTGAAGTTCTTTTTCAGGTAAAAGCCGCGCGGCAAGGTAAGTATGGTTTCGCCATGTTCGCCGATGGCTTCGGTCAGCGCTTTACTGTTGGCCGCCTTTGGCCTCAGTTGCAATACTTCGCCGTGACGGGCGGTAATGCGGGTAACCTGGCCTAACACAATCAAGTCCATCAACTCTTCCCAGTCGAGCCGTAACTGCTGCTCTTCTTCTGCATTTGGGCTCCAGAGCAGCGGTGATCCGACGCGACGATCCGCTATCGGGATCTCACGTGAACCTTCAATTGGGATCCATAAGACGCGCTTGAGCTTATGTCTTACATGGCTGGTTTCCCACACGACGCCACTGTTGCCGGTAAGGGGAGCCACGCAAACAAACGTGGTCTCCAGCGGGCGTCCCAGGTTATCGACCGGAATGGTTTTTAGCTCAACGCCCAGCGCGGCAAAATCCTGTTCGGGTTTACTGCCTGCGCTGGCACCGAGCCACAGTTCCAGCAGAACACCTGTCCAGCCTTTATCACGCTTTAAATCGCGCGGAACGGGCAAGCCTGAAAGCGCGGCCAGTTCGCCGAGCGTGTAGCCCGCCAGGCGCTGCGCCTGGGCCAGCAATTGCGCTTCTGATTCAGGCGGTGAAGTGAAAGGAGCCAACGCGAACATGTTAAAAACCTTTTGTCTAAAAAGTAACCGCTAGTTTTGCACCGTAGCCAGGCAGTGTACCTTTTTCTGCATGGTGTGAGCAGTTATATGATTTATAAGGTGATTTTGAGATGGT
This genomic interval from Kosakonia sacchari SP1 contains the following:
- a CDS encoding TerC family protein translates to MLFAWVTDPNAWLALGTLTLLEIVLGIDNIIFLSLVVAKLPTAQRNHARRLGLAAAMIMRLLLLASIAWVTRLTHPLFSVFDHSVSARDLILFLGGLFLIWKASKEIHESIEGEEEGLKTNVHSFFGAIVQIMLLDIIFSLDSVITAVGLSDHLFIMMAAVVIAVGVMMFAARPIGEFVDRHPSVKMLALSFLILVGFTLILESVSIHVPKGYIYFAMFFSIAVETLNLMRNKKNPL
- the lplT gene encoding lysophospholipid transporter LplT, which codes for MHESVSTNSSLWSRGMMAVIAAQFLSAFGDNALLFATLALLKAEFYPDWSQPILQMVFVGAYILFAPFVGQVADSFAKGRVMMFANGLKLIGAASICVGINPFVGYLLVGIGAAAYSPAKYGILGEITTGDKLVKANGLMESSTIAAILLGSMAGGVLADWHVLAALAVCALVYAGAVVANLLIPKLPAARPGQSWRFTPMTSSFFNACKSLWRNGETRFSLVGTSLFWGAGVTLRFLLVLWVPVALGITDNATPTYLNAMVAVGIVAGAGLAAKLVTLKTVARCMPAGILIGVAVVLFSLQHALLPAYGVLMLIGMLGGFFVVPLNALLQAIGKESVGAGNAIAVQNLGENMAMLLMLGLYSLAVKAGVPVIGTGVGFGVIFALAIAALWIWQRRR
- the ygdR gene encoding lipoprotein YgdR, coding for MKKWAVIISAVGLAFAVSGCSSDYVMATKDGRMILTDGKPEIDDDTGLVSYRDQQGNKMQINRDDVSQIIER
- the mutH gene encoding DNA mismatch repair endonuclease MutH gives rise to the protein MFALAPFTSPPESEAQLLAQAQRLAGYTLGELAALSGLPVPRDLKRDKGWTGVLLELWLGASAGSKPEQDFAALGVELKTIPVDNLGRPLETTFVCVAPLTGNSGVVWETSHVRHKLKRVLWIPIEGSREIPIADRRVGSPLLWSPNAEEEQQLRLDWEELMDLIVLGQVTRITARHGEVLQLRPKAANSKALTEAIGEHGETILTLPRGFYLKKNFTGALLARHFLLSPH
- a CDS encoding NADP(H)-dependent aldo-keto reductase; this encodes MQYHRIPHSSLEISTLGLGTMTFGEQNSEADAHAQLDYAVSQGINLIDVAEMYPVPPRPETQGLTETYVGNWLAKRGNREKLVIASKVSGPSRNNDSGIRPNQALDRKNIRVALDDSLKRLQTDYLDLYQVHWPQRPTNCFGKLGYSWVDSAPVVTLLETLEALTECQRAGKIRYIGVSNETAFGVMRYLQLAEKHELPRIVTIQNPYSLLNRSFEVGLAEVSQYEGVELLAYSCLAFGTLTGKYINGAKPAGARNTLFSRFTRYSGEQAQKAVAAYVDIAKRHNLDPAQMALAFVRRQPFVASTLLGATTMEQLKTNVESLHLDLSADVLAEIEAVHQVYTYPAP